From Anomalospiza imberbis isolate Cuckoo-Finch-1a 21T00152 chromosome 6, ASM3175350v1, whole genome shotgun sequence, one genomic window encodes:
- the CGRRF1 gene encoding cell growth regulator with RING finger domain protein 1, whose amino-acid sequence MAAVFLVTLYEYSPLFYIALVSVCFLVTSALVLGWFGLGVPVILRNSEETESSTRVLKKRMRQVKNPFGLEIPNPAAASVTRGVTLTPDCLEDCVLTCYWGCNVQKLHEALQKHVYCFRIRTPQALEDALYNEYLYKQQYFIKKNDKSEKYCQLPEDAQVVDFGPVPRARYPLVALLTLADEEDREIYDIIAMVAVIHVPDESYRLSCRFLYQYLLLAQGQYHDLKQLFMSANSPAPSSSDTFPGESSTDRGLLEKAGLAGDEPELQEENSKDCVVCQNGPVNWVLLPCRHTCLCDGCIKYFQQCPMCRQFVQESFPLCSKKEQDGDESTHVLQDVLPGRVF is encoded by the exons ATGGCCGCTGTGTTCCTGGTTACGCTGTACGAGTACTCGCCGCTGTTTTACATCGCCCTGGTGTCCGTCTGCTTCCTCGTCACCAGCGCGCTCGTCCTCGGCTG GTTTGGCTTGGGTGTTCCTGTTATTCTGAGGAACTCAGAAGAGACAGAATCCAGCACAAGGGTATTGAAAAAGCGGATGAGACAAGTGAAGAATCCTTTCGGGTTGGAGATCCCTAatcctgctgcagcttcagtaACAA GGGGTGTAACACTGACACCTGACTGCCTGGAGGACTGTGTCCTTACCTGCTACTGGGGCTGCAATGTCCAGAAACTCCACGAAGCGCTGCAGAAACACGTCTACTGCTTCAGAATAAGGACTCCTCAGGCATTAGAGGATGCTCTCTACAACGAATACCTCTACAAACAACAGTACTT cattaaaaaaaatgacaaGTCAGAGAAGTATTGTCAGTTACCAGAAGATGCTCAAGTTGTGGATTTTGGCCCTGTGCCTAGAGCTCGCTATCCCTTGGTAGCGCTGCTGACGCTGGCAGATGaagaagacagagaaatatATGATATT aTTGCAATGGTAGCTGTAATTCACGTTCCTGATGAAAGCTACAGACTTTCCTGCCGATTTTTGTATCAGTATCTCCTCCTAGCTCAAGGTCAATACCATGATCTGAAG caACTCTTCATGTCTGCAAACAGCCCTGCACCTTCCTCCAGTGATACCTTCCCTGGtgagagcagcactgacagaggGCTGCTGGAAAAGGCCGGGCTGGCTGGAGATGAACCAGAATTGcaggaagaaaacagcaaagacTGTGTTGTTTGCCAGAATGGCCCTGTGAACTGggtcctcctgccctgcagacaCACGTGCCTGTGCGATGGCTGCATCAAGTATTTCCAGCAGTGCCCAATGTGCAGGCAGTTCGTGCAGGAGTCCTTTCCACTTTGCAGCAAAAAGGAGCAAGATGGGGATGAATCGACCCATGTCTTGCAAGATGTTCTTCCTGGAAGAGTTTTTTAA